A region of the Arachis hypogaea cultivar Tifrunner chromosome 15, arahy.Tifrunner.gnm2.J5K5, whole genome shotgun sequence genome:
gtaaaaaatattgttttatagaaatttttataatattttgaatgATCAAATAGATTTTCATATCAATGATtaatgtgaaataaaattattattatttgcagaGATATAATGATGGAGTACATGTGAAGAGATTGGAACTAATCCTGTTTGAGTTGCTATCAGAAGCATTAGGCCTTAAGCCTAGTTACTTTTAAGGACATAGATTGTGCAGAAGGACTTTTCATGCTTTGCCCATTATTTTTCATCTTGCCCTTAGCCAGAACTCACTTTAGGGTGAAGTGGTCATTAGGATACTGCTTTCTGTTCTTCTTCAACACTAAGGGTGTGTTTGGACTTGCGTTTGAAAAGAGAGAAGCGTGTTTAAATTTAGAATAGTGCTAGAGAGCCAATGGCCTAAACTATCtagaataaaatgaataaaatgaacatcacctatACTATTTAGAATAACTATCCGGATACCAGAGATAACTATTCAGATatcagggataataaacatctcatgttataaaaagttaattttggGTTCACCAAGGTTCAAACTCTTAACCTTTAGATCtgaaactctaataccatgtcctgaaaccactcatcccaaaagcataACCTGATAGGagaatgtaacactaataatcatatctctaatactttctaaaccttcattgtacacattgtacgcttaggtcattggctccctatactttctcttaaATTTATTGAACGTTTATTtttaggtgaaaattcaggtgcagtcgacttcacgtgaagttgataattgagagtcgttagatgaaaatttagtcaaatcagtcaaatcatctaacggctctgaactatcaacttcacgtgaagtcgactgcacgtGAGTTTCCACCTTATTTTTATGTTTGGCAACGTTTTTATCCTCTAAAcgcaaaaataatttatatcttCAATCCACGTTTACCAAAAGCTACCCATTCTAGCTTTTTCGTTCACCTTTTCACCTTGTATTGAAATTTATGTTCTATGTACCAAttatatcctttattatttatatgTTTGTTGTTTgctttataatattttttctaatactctcttatgtatattattattttttataaaattctgttttttttatatgagttcttttactgttattgttattttttttatggaatattttttttactttgtattatgattctattaattctattagaatactaaaaaatattgagagtactaaaaaaatatattaaaatttatttaaatatttaaaataaaattataagataacataaaataattatttaaattcatgtctttttctttaatttttcatctaaaagtgattttaaacaatataatccaaacaatatttagtttactataatccattttaaataaaaatgaccaAATATAAATCATGTCAATATTAACTTActctttatcaaaattaattttataaaatcaaaattaatctgCTATTGCCTATAGGATTTTAAATGATAATGTTCAAAATTTTTTGGGTATAACAATTTACATAGACTAAGTTTAAGAATGAGATGTAATTAGATTGAGAATGTTATAATTATACAAATTTGAAttacaatttatttaaatatgacATTTGTCCCATACTTTATACCTTGATGaaattgttaaaaattatttgtattcaacttaaaaaaagttaatgatttaaaaattttaaattataaaatatttaaattcaatttagcCAACttcttattaaattatatttatttaaattttaaatttagatcttctaaaataaaaatgttgATAAAGTGAGAAATTAATTACtgttaattttatcatttttatgaaaTATGTGTTCAACTATCTTAATCTaagagtaattaattttttatttaactactttatcaattttttattttaaaagatagtcatttttaaattttaaaagttttttttttaattttttttaccaaagataggagactcgaacccgcaacctcttaattgagtatggagagactatgtcatttgaactataattcattggcaaaatttgaaaagatatgtgactcgaacccgcaacctcttaattttataatttttatgaattgatatctaaattttatctaattcattttttataataaattttaaatttttatcttttaaattaaatattaatttttaattatttttaatatattagacACTATCTTTTAGATACtataactataataataataataccaattttaaattatatcattcAAAACTTCTTTGAGCAACCGCTAATtcaatatttaaataagaaaatcctcTATATAAAGTGTAACCCCAATGCAAAAGCTCTTCCGCCTTCTTTTCCATCTCTAATTATCCTTCCTTTCGCTTCAAATCTTTGTGGAACATCAATTCCGTTCACATTCTCTCTTGAACTCCCTCTTCTtagtcttatatatatatatatatacagcttCTTCAACCAACACTTTCATCAGCATCGGCTTCGGTGCAGCACAGAGTGACTTTTTTTTCTAGGGTTTGGTTCTGACGATTATTATGAATCCTTTTTCGTGTTTGTAGTTTAATTTGTGGGTGGAGTGAATTGACGTTTTATTTTCTATGAATTTTCAAATTCTgaccctttttttttgttttcagatCTGACTCTTTGTAACTCAACATAGCTTGCGTCAGAGACATGGACGAGATTAATCGATGGGCAGACATTAATGAAGATTTGTTTAAAGAAATTTCAAAACGGTTCCATGCCTACGATGATTACATCCGGCTTCGATTGGTTTGCAAAGAGTGGAGCTTGAAACATCCAAAGATTCCCAATGGAAACAAAATTCCGTGGTTATTGTTACCTGACGAAACTGTCAAGAATTATTACTACGAAGACGAGGAGATTCATCATCTCATGCAATTAGGTGCTGCAGATGATGAAACTCTTGATACTTGTGCCCTTGAAGAGAAAGATATTTACCATATCATGCTGTCAGAGATGCAGTCGTACAACAAGTTCATTCGCGGTTCTGGTCATGGATGGTTGATTGTCCAATCCATATCTGATGGCACTATACAAATGTTAAATCCATTTACAAATCGTAGTTTGGATCTTCCTCCAGTCTCAACTTTACCCACTATAATTGATTTCCAGCCTGATAATCATGGGGATGAATACACAATGTGGGATTTCCGTGACATTAGGATCACCCTGGATAGAGATAGAACACATAGATTCCAAGttgaaaaggttattataaactCATCTCCTGAGCATGACATTGAAAATTTTATGGCGGTGGTGATATTCGGACCTAACCAGCGATTGGCCTTTTACAAGCCTGGCAATATGAGATGGGTAGAATTTCCAACCAGAGATAAGGAGTTTAATGACGTAATATTTTTCCAAGGAAAGATATATGCCATAAACAATGACGGGcagctatatgaatttgatacAAACACAAGAACAGGGCTTAAGGGAGGAATCCATGAAACCAGACCTCCATCTGAAATTCCAGTAGGCCCTCTCAGGCTTAAATATCTTATTGGGTGCACCAATGGAAGTTTATTGATGTTGACAAGATATGTTAACCTTCCCTTGGGGAAGGAATTAGGGACTTCCAAATTCGATATCCATGAGTTAAAAAGAAACGGGAAAGAATGGTCAACATTAGATAATTTAGGTGATTATATACTAGTGATTGGATATAATTCATCTGTTCAAATTTCTGTGCCTTTTCTAAGCAAAGGAAATCAGATTTGGTTTACAAATAACCAAATGGAGTTGCAATCATCATTTTACGATCCTGTTGCCCAAGATATCGGCATCTTCGACTTGGACCATGGAAATTTCCAGAGAGTATTGTTAGATGTGAAGTTTTTTTGTCCTCCTGTTTGGTTGTTATCCTAATTCATACTCCTTAAGCTTTTGTCCTTGTACTTTAATCTTTTCATATTTCAAGTCTTTTAATTTGTTTAGACTATTTATTACATATCCTTGAAATGTTAGTTCTCCCCGTATGGTGAATTCATGCTTGCAATTGAAGCGTctcttctggacttggattggaATAAGCAATGCTCACGGCTTATACTTGTCTTTCATGCATTGCTAGCTAATTTCAAACATAGTCCACTTGCTTTAGATTTTTGTAATCCATGATTATTGATTACCTTTGAATGGAACTATATAgtatgtgtttggattacagtttataatcggaaatttgtataaaattgattttgcaaacttaattttgataaaaagtaaatttgtgttaagtgatttatgtttggtaattttgtatcaaaattgattatagtaaaataaatgttgtttggcttataccattcaaaattatttttagataaaattttactaaaatagacctcaacttaaataatttttttatattatcctatcattttaatttagatatttaaatagatcttattaattaattttataataaaattaatatttacttactaaaataaaaataacatataaaaatagataaaatatatttttaaataaaaataacacaatataaattatagatatatatatataaaagaatatttaatcaaatatgttacatttttttttaaatattaactaagaatgttactttagtatttttttacatcGTACTCTTATTGTAGTATTttcaataatcttattcttaatattaatttagaattcaacgtttatgattttattattatttataattaattttttatttaatttatcttttaataaaatcataatctatattataaaaaattacactaaaacataatatatgagaattacaattataaaaaatagcactaaaaataataaaaaaaattaaatatttactttatagtaattgaaataaatctaaaaattcttgatgatttttgtatatagtatatttttagtatttctaATACTCTTGTTTTAAtatgctataattttttactattatttatagttaattttttcacAGTCAATTTTGTCTAACGCTTCAGTCTTCTTTTCTAAACTTGTCAAAACATGAGATGAGACTCGGCTATCCAGAAGTATATGAACCCTCTATGAGATAGACATTGTACAGCGTGCAACTACTCAAACTTCCAGTAGAAAGTAACATACTTGAGATTAGCCGATGCAGGATGCGCCCGCAGTGTGAAGCTTTGCCTTTCCATTCTTCAGTGGCAGACAACAAGAGCTGTAACAAGTTGGTTGCATCTTCCTCAGATGATAGCTCCAAGTTCGTCTGGGGGGAGTGGAAGATGAGTTGGATTATGGTTCCAATGCACAGCTCTGGTTCTACTGATGCTTCGCTTAGTAGAATGGTGATTTTGTCTCAATAGGGAATCTGGTCTGCTACTAACTATGTGTACAACCGCTTGAGCGGCGTCAGCATGTACTATGTTTTCCAATCCAATCTCCCATTCAATTATCCACTCGAGATCGGCAGGGATGCCGGAAACTCAGGCTTGCCCAATGTTACTAAATAAGGACTGAAAACAATCAATACAAATCTCTCTATTAAGACGACAGACTTACCAGATTCTTTGAGGGCTTTGCAAGCCACTAACTTCTCCTCTCTTATTTTTAGACCATCCTCAGCCTCCAGAAGGACGGATATCCCAACAGCTTCTTCCCATGAATAAGGTTTTAATGGATGTTCATGGCTCAGTGGCCTTGGAAGCCAGATCCTAAAGCATTGGGATCTCAATTGATTGGGCTTATTGTGGTTTCAAATAATGAGTGCAGTTTTTCCAGTAACTTCAAGTATACTAGCAGCAGGTTTTGCTACTAGTCCTGTAATTCCTAAAGCAACTCCTGCagtaaataaatatgaaatagaaaagtAGTCAGTAGTCAGGAGAAAAGTAATATCACATCTCACGAAAAAATTATCACAAGGCATTCTTCAAGTTGCtctaaaattcaattcaatttacctGAGAGGACACCGGGGAGACCATACTTCTCAGCTCCTCTTACAGGTGACTGGAGaagaccaatcaatccctgtaaaCTATGAAGTTAAGGACAACTTGCATTTATACAACAAGAATTATGCTAACACAAACAGATCAAGAAGAACCAATAGTGGCGcaaaagaaaaatccaactaaattGCATAGTAAATTTCAATGTAGATGCTAATCAATGGCACCCATCAAGTCAAATGTGAGCAGAAGTAATCAAGCAGGGCTCATTAGTAGTAGGAAGGGGAGatgcaaaaaattaacaaatttctaatTGCAAAATGAGTATCGAGGCCAatcaattataattcaaatgacatagtttTTCCATCTTCACTTAAGAGGGGCGGGTTCGAgtctttttatttttggtaaaaaaaaaaaatagtatctgAGATATGTTGAACaactataaaaatatttatgatttttaattttggtatttaatcctcaattaattaatttttttaaatattgttgtgATAAAAATATGGTATtccagtattttttatttttaaatttttacataaaaactgaaaatagtatctaaaaatatataatttgttattattatttttatataaaattttaaaagaaaaaataaaaatataaactaattatacTTATATATTGACTATTGAGATATATTTCTACTTGTCATGTATACCATTTAATATATCCCATTATTTTTATGGtatattcaaaattatttttttaaaaagaaataaatttgacaaataaaaaaatgtagaataaaaaattaattacgatGTTTAAATCTTTCAGAAAATAAAGCCTAAAAAATTATAGCATTTTTTGGCTGTAAATGCGATGCATGCATTTTGAATCGGTTGGAAAACTTTTCAGAGACACAGTCGAGAGTGGAATGGGATTGTTGGGCATAATCGGGAAAGCTCTTGTTAGGACAATGTGCACAATCATAGATGGGTGGCGCTAGAAGATCAAAGTTATTGGacgtgaaaaaggaagaaaagttaaCAGGTTATGCTAggtaattaatgatttttttgaacaatataaataagagttaatactcaaattagtccctgaaagatcacctgatcttcattttcgtccccgaatgttttttttaatcaaattaatcctCGAAAGATTTAAATGTAAACCACGTTCGTCCTTCCGTTAGGTCACTGACGTCGCCGTTAGAAATTGCTGACGTGGAGTGTGACTTGGCTGCCCACCCCAACCAAACGACGCCGTTTGGTCACTCCAGCATATCGCAATGAAACGCTTGCGTTTTGAGGGGATAGTGAAACGTTTTTCACTGTGTCTTTGGTGTTTAACCTCAGTTGTTCTTCTTCAAAGTAAGCTTGAGTCTCTGTTTCTCTGCCCCCTAAGCAAGCAACAGGAAGACGAAGAAGACTGCCCCATTGAACGCAACCGTTGGAGTCGGCGTGGAGCATTGTTGGTGCGTCTGCTCTGGAGCCCGGTGGGAAACCTGAAGGGAAGAACAGAGTGTTGTTTCTGCGTTGGAAGAAAGAGGTAACCTTTTTTGTATGTTGCCAAAATCCTCTGGTAAAAGTGTGTAAAACCGTAGTTTCCGCATTATTTGATTGAGTGATCGTTAACAATCTGTTAGTGAATAGGGTCTAGGGTTTTATTCCAGGGTTGGGTTTATGAACGGGTGAATGCGTAAATTAGGAAAGAGTCTGTATTTTTGGCTTAGGAAAAGTGTTAAGTATGGCTTGTGTTAATGGAGTAATGGTTAGTGGTTTAGGGTCTGTGTTGGTGATGATTTAGTGTTTTTCATGTTCCTTGTTAATTTTTGTATAGGGTTTGGCGATCCTTGCACTTCTAAGATGGAGGGTCCTCCGATGACGTTCATTTTTCATCATGGTGGAATCTTTAGAAATGATGAGAAAGGAAGTAGAATATACGAACCAGATAATACGGAAGTGTTGGTGGGGGTGGATGGGGATACGTTGGATGTATTTTTTGTTAAAGGATACTATAAGCAACTGGGATATGCTGGGGGGGTTTATGTTGGTGGAAGGTTCCTTGGCTGTCGCTTGAGAAAGGGCTGAGGAAGTTGGAGACTGATAAAGACTTGCTGAAACTGTGTAAGACCTGTAGGAGGAATCACAATGTGATGAACATATACTTTGAACATGGAGTTTCAGAGCCACACGTGGTGGAATGCATGAGTGAGGAAGATGATGTCATCTTGCCAACCAATGCACCCTTCTTGAAGCTGCCCAGCACACAGCGTGCAATGCAAGCAAGGAAAGTTGCATCCCAGCCCACAATGAGCCACTCACAGAGGGAGTCAACAAAGCCTCTGCATCCCACTcccaaaaataaagccaaagccaCTCCCAACTCTGCTGGACCCAGTCCTCACCACAAGAACATGGACTATGCTAAGCCCAAGACAAGGTCTTCCCAGCAAGCAGAGAAGCCCAAGGAAAAGCCCAATTCTGAGCCCAGTGAAAAGCCCACTAAGAAGCCCATTTCTGCCCCCACCAGAAAGTGTAGTTCTCAGCCCACTCCAAAGCCCAAACAGCAGCCCAAGTTCCAACCAAGAAGCTTCTCCCAACCTGCAAATCCTACCACTGCTGTTAAGGTAGGAAGTAGGCACCAACCTCCAACGAAGTCAAACTCTAAAAACAAGAACAACCCAACTCAGCATTGCACTAGATCTGGGAGAGCTGTTAAGCCACCCCCTATTCAGGATGATAGTGACTCTCATGAGTCATATGAGAGTGCTGAGGACAGTCTATATAAACCCACCAAAGGATTGGGAGATGCTAGTGACACTGACAGTGGGGGTGAAGAGTTTGAAAGTAGAGGTACACGAAAgaataattttagagagaagcaCAGACCAGCATCTTCTAGAAAGGAAGACAAGGTTATTGACACAGATGACTCTAGCTACGAAGACATTGAAGAGGATGACCCATCAGATTCAGGTAACTGATGGTTTCTAATTCGACTTATATTAatcatgtttttttatttttaacagacATATTAGTTTGATAACTGACCTCTGTGTTGTGATTGGATTGACAGACTCTGGAGAGGATTCTGGTAGTGAGACTGAATCCGACTGTGACTCCTGGCACTCGGAAGATATGGATAAGGTCCTGGACTCTGATGAGGAGGAGCCTACTGTTTATCCACCATACAATGAAAAGGCAAAATTTGGAACTCTGAAGCTTGAGGTTAGCATGATCTTTAAGTCTAAACAACACTTCATGAATGCCACTAGAGATTATACCATACAATGGGGTAGGAAtatcaatttcattaaaaatgatAATGTGAGAGTGAGGGCTGTATGTAAAATAGAGGGATGTCCAGAACCGTTACTGAGTTTGAAAGAAATATGAAGAGGGTGAAGGTGTTGAATGAACGAGCCTGGGCTTATCTGGATAAGTGGCCGAGAGAAGCATGGACGAAATCTCATTTTCGTGAAGGGCCTAAAATGGACACTATCTGTAACAACGCCTGTGAATCATTTAATGCAAGGACCAAACATGATAGGGGTAAGCCTATCCTTACACTGGCGGAGGAGGTTAGGAGGATCATAATGAAATCCATGATTGACAATAGGGAGAAACTGGCCAACTACCAAGGTCTTCTGCCTCCAGTGCAACAGAGCAGGCTGGAGGCAATGACAAAGCTTTCTCAGCATTGGAGCCCACAATGGAGTGGTGATCAGAATGAGGAGTTATACGAGGTTCACGgctggccaacaacaatggttgTTGACTTAGGAAATCGAACTTGCACATGCAGATTCTGGCAATTGACAGGTATAAATTCTCACCCTATATTAAGATTAAGATTCTGAAGTGTACTTTTCTTACACTGCAAAACTATGTCTGAGATATTAACTGCTGCCACAGGTATGCCTTGTATGCATGCCATATCCTGTATACAAGATAAGAATGATAAGAGGGCTGAGGATTACTGCCATGAGTGGTTAACCATGGAATCATACCGAAAAACGTATGCTTTCCATGTTAATCCAGTCAAGGGCCAAGAGTTATGGGAAAAAACAGGTCGTCCTGCCCCAGTTCCCCCTCCAATTAAGCCCAAACCAGGTAGACCGACAAAGAACAGAAGAAAAGACAAAGATGATGGAGGATCTGGGTCCAAGACAAGAATGAAGAGAAAATATAACCCCATCCGATGCATGTTCTGTAGTGAGGTTGGACACAACAAGAGAACATGCCAGAAGAAGAAACAGGCTGATGCTGAAGAAGAATCACGTTTAATGCAGCTGCAACTGGCTTTAACTAACCCGAACACAGATGTACCAAATGAGCTCCCTTCTGATGTACCAAACGAGCTCCCAACTGATGCTGATAGTGCAACTCTGCATAATCCACTCCCTCTGTCTGTTTCCCCACCACCAAAGCGGTCAAATGCAACCACTGAAACAACACCGGTTTGCTTTACTGCTTTAACTTCAATTTCATTTCACTACAGCTGTTTAGTTTCTCAGTTTGGTGTTTACCATGTCATGCAGGCTAAAATGAGGGGAAGACCACCAAAGCTTCAAGTTTGTAAGGGAAAAGGGAAAAGAGCTGCCTCTCCCCAACCTGCTCCCCCAACAGCAAAAGCTCCAATTTCTGTTGGAACAATTAGAGGATCTAGTGCTGCCACAACCAAGAAGCTTGCAAGTTTTATGATCTTCATCCCGACTCCAGGGTTCAAACGGCCTAGGAAGAAAGACGACGCCATCTGAAGCACATCCATCTAAACATatgcaaccttttttttttttgttctaggCTTTAGACTAAGAAAGACATGTTTATGTTTCTGTTAAACAATATCTAGCATCAATGTTTTGTAATGACTCTATTTTGGGTGCATGTTATGCCTTGGTATGAAGTGTTTCTGTTGAATCACTTTTAGGAATTCTACTACCTTTTGTTATGAAACTTCAtattaagaaattaaagaaactTTATTATCTTGTTATGTGTCTGGTTTGCCATTTGCTTCTTTACATTTTATCTTTTCACCACAGGTTATCCAAAAACCAAATAGCCATTGATAAACTCTGGTTTCAGATTACAATACTTTAGCTAGGGTACTGGAAACAACAAAACCAGCCCTACTTGTACATATCTGAGATGCAAACTAACACTCCTACTAAGATGACTAGCATCACAATAGTGAACATGAAGCACAATAACATTCTGTGTGCTCTAACTTCTGCTTCTAAACTACCTATTTTCCATGCTAACTTAATCTTCCAATCTTCATAGTCAATGTCCAgttctccttccatttctggGACACCCCTGGAACCCTCTGCAACAGCTacatcttcattttcttccacCCATTTAAAAAAATTGCAATGGTTCCCTTTCTGGAAAAATTGAACAACAGTGTAAAGCCCAGAACAAGAGTAGAAGCCAACATCATGCTATGATTCATACAAAATTAAACTCACCCGATATCTTGCACAGGTATGGAACAACCGGTCTGGGTTCTTTGATGTCCCTGATTTCTTAATCAAGGTTTTCAAACCGCAGAAACAGGTTTCTTCATGGTTTTGTCTTCTTCTTCGCATGGACGAGCTCGATGTATAACTACTCTGTGACGGCGATGGAAACCCACGACCGGCCCCTCCACTTCCGCTTCCCATCATGGCGCCGAGACCAACTTCCTCCCGCAAGCACAACACCTGGGTCTGCGACAACGCTCAATCAAGGGAACCGTGTTCTTCGAAggttgggaattagggtttttaaTCTCACACTTGGGGACCAAATTGATGCAACACACTAAACATATCTGGTCAGCAATACACACACCATGCCAGGTGTTAGGGTGGGCAGCCAAGTCACACTCCACGTCAGCAGTTTCTAACGGCGACGTCAGTGACCTAACGGAAGGACGAACGTGGTTTCCATTTAAATCTTTCGgggattaatttgattaaaaaaaatattcggggacgaaaatgaagatcgggtgatctttcagggactaatttgagtattaacccatataaataatcatcaataaaataaaaatacattacatctttaaattattaacttaaattttaatattagaataaccatctatacacctagtaaaataaatattagatATATCCATTATTCACCAATATTGTTAATTACCTAAATTTTTCCAAATTTAAATATGGATGATATTTATAAGGTACTATTTGGGCACTAACAATAGATAACAACTATCAtgttttgtccaaaaaaaaaaaaaaaccaaactcATTGTCtaaaaataaatatcaatatCCACTCCCTAAAAAGGTGGTATTTCAGTTCAAGGATCATCGAGTAAGACAGAAGATAATTAATGGGTTGTCTATGAAAATTGGTGATGGGAGAGGAACGAGATTCTGGGATGATGTTTGGTTGCATGGTGGGCCACTGAAAGATACTTTTTTGAGACTCttctcagtttcaaaccaaaaaggatccgtcataggggattgtgggttctgGGACGGGTTAGAGTGGAGGTGGAATTTCTAATGGAGGCGTGAgttattccaatgggagttggaccTGCTGAACCAGTTGCATGAAACATTAAGACTGGTTAATCTTGTATATGACAGA
Encoded here:
- the LOC112751802 gene encoding F-box protein SKIP23-like is translated as MDEINRWADINEDLFKEISKRFHAYDDYIRLRLVCKEWSLKHPKIPNGNKIPWLLLPDETVKNYYYEDEEIHHLMQLGAADDETLDTCALEEKDIYHIMLSEMQSYNKFIRGSGHGWLIVQSISDGTIQMLNPFTNRSLDLPPVSTLPTIIDFQPDNHGDEYTMWDFRDIRITLDRDRTHRFQVEKVIINSSPEHDIENFMAVVIFGPNQRLAFYKPGNMRWVEFPTRDKEFNDVIFFQGKIYAINNDGQLYEFDTNTRTGLKGGIHETRPPSEIPVGPLRLKYLIGCTNGSLLMLTRYVNLPLGKELGTSKFDIHELKRNGKEWSTLDNLGDYILVIGYNSSVQISVPFLSKGNQIWFTNNQMELQSSFYDPVAQDIGIFDLDHGNFQRVLLDVKFFCPPVWLLS